The Rhodococcus sp. X156 genome window below encodes:
- a CDS encoding acyl-CoA dehydrogenase family protein, whose protein sequence is MSMFSFSDRSLELQDELLAFMDSHVYPAEAVYEEQMRASGNPHFQPPVLEELKVEARRRGLWNLFHPHPEWGPGLSNLDYAPLAEIMGRSHLAPEACNCNAPDTGNMEVFTLFGTDEHKQKWLRPLLDGEIRSAFAMTEPAVASSDATNIQLRMERHGDEYVLNGRKWFASNALHQNCKVMIVMGKTDPTAATHKQQSMMVVPMDAPGVTVLRGLPVFGYQDREGHAEIDFQDVRVPVSDLLSGEGEGFAISQARLGPGRIHHCMRAIGMAERALELMCRRAQSRVTFGQPLSERANIQDWIAEARIEIEMVRLLTLKAAHLMDTVGNKEARTEIAAIKVAAPKMALKIIDRAIQVHGGAGVTDDFPLAMAYAHMRTLRLADGPDEVHQRAIARQELRKYRDVTAASNGHEAVVR, encoded by the coding sequence ATGTCGATGTTTAGCTTCTCCGACCGTTCGCTCGAGCTGCAGGACGAGCTGCTGGCGTTCATGGACTCCCACGTCTACCCGGCCGAGGCGGTGTACGAGGAGCAGATGCGCGCCTCGGGCAACCCGCACTTCCAGCCGCCGGTGCTGGAGGAGCTCAAGGTGGAGGCCAGGCGGCGCGGGCTGTGGAACCTCTTCCACCCGCACCCGGAGTGGGGCCCGGGGCTGAGCAACCTCGACTACGCGCCGCTGGCAGAGATCATGGGCCGCAGCCACCTGGCCCCGGAGGCCTGCAACTGCAACGCCCCGGACACCGGAAACATGGAGGTGTTCACCCTCTTCGGCACCGACGAGCACAAGCAGAAGTGGCTGCGGCCACTGCTGGACGGGGAGATCCGCTCGGCGTTCGCGATGACCGAGCCGGCCGTCGCCAGCTCCGACGCCACCAACATCCAGCTGCGCATGGAGCGCCACGGTGACGAGTACGTGCTCAACGGCCGCAAGTGGTTCGCCTCCAACGCCCTGCACCAGAACTGCAAGGTGATGATCGTGATGGGCAAGACCGATCCCACCGCGGCCACGCACAAGCAGCAGTCGATGATGGTGGTGCCGATGGACGCCCCCGGCGTGACCGTGCTGCGCGGGTTGCCGGTGTTCGGCTACCAGGACCGGGAGGGCCACGCCGAGATCGACTTCCAGGACGTGCGCGTGCCGGTGAGCGACCTGCTCTCCGGGGAGGGCGAGGGCTTCGCCATCAGCCAGGCCCGGCTGGGCCCGGGCCGCATCCACCACTGCATGCGGGCGATCGGCATGGCTGAGCGTGCCCTGGAGCTGATGTGCCGCCGGGCCCAGTCCCGGGTGACCTTCGGCCAGCCGCTGTCCGAGCGCGCCAACATCCAGGACTGGATCGCCGAGGCGCGCATCGAGATCGAGATGGTGCGCCTGCTCACCCTGAAGGCGGCGCACCTGATGGACACCGTGGGCAACAAGGAGGCACGCACCGAGATCGCGGCCATCAAGGTCGCTGCCCCCAAGATGGCGCTGAAGATCATCGACCGCGCCATCCAGGTGCACGGTGGAGCCGGCGTCACCGACGACTTCCCGCTGGCGATGGCCTACGCGCACATGCGCACCCTGCGCCTGGCCGACGGCCCCGACGAGGTGCACCAGCGCGCCATCGCCCGCCAGGAGCTGCGGAAGTACCGCGACGTCACCGCGGCGAGCAACGGCCACGAGGCCGTGGTGCGCTGA